The following proteins come from a genomic window of bacterium:
- a CDS encoding LemA family protein has translation MAYIPLVLLAIIIAWFVAAYNKLVRFRNQIKNAWHQIDVQLKRRYDLIPNLVEVVKDYMAYEQETLTKVIEARGAALSAKGPAAQAKAEGILTETLKSLFAVVENYPELKANKNVASLQEELTGTENKISFARRFYNDSVMTYNNAIQSIPTNFIASMFNFAQEAYFETEPESRTVPKANLR, from the coding sequence ATGGCGTACATTCCATTGGTCCTGCTGGCCATCATCATCGCCTGGTTCGTCGCCGCCTACAACAAGCTCGTCCGCTTTCGCAACCAGATCAAGAATGCGTGGCACCAGATCGACGTGCAACTGAAGCGCCGGTACGACCTCATCCCGAACCTTGTGGAGGTCGTGAAGGATTACATGGCGTACGAACAGGAGACGCTGACCAAGGTCATCGAGGCCCGCGGAGCGGCCCTGTCGGCGAAGGGACCCGCGGCCCAGGCGAAGGCGGAAGGGATCCTGACCGAGACGCTGAAAAGCCTCTTCGCCGTCGTCGAGAATTACCCGGAGCTCAAGGCGAACAAGAACGTCGCCTCCCTGCAGGAGGAGCTGACCGGGACGGAGAACAAGATCTCCTTCGCCAGGCGGTTCTACAACGACTCGGTGATGACGTACAACAACGCGATCCAGTCGATCCCCACCAACTTCATCGCCTCCATGTTCAACTTCGCCCAGGAGGCGTACTTCGAAACGGAGCCCGAAAGCCGGACGGTACCGAAGGCGAATTTGCGGTAG
- a CDS encoding U32 family peptidase: MQFEQIKYGPRDLSQGERLITTPNGKDPKRPSGGREEKSRVVRRGPGEVKLPHRPGDARGGAGASRRRPRPAPADQGGKKRPDAREQGKGKGLRRPADGPRGPLPRAARPAFPELLAPAGSAEAYYAAVDAGADAVYLGLGKFNARERAENFNLADLCRIRPHARARGVRLYVAMNTLLTEADLPEAIALLHQVAPLQPDAIIAADLGLVRILHEFFPQIPVHMSTQAGCASAEAAEEFARMGVSRVILERHLRREEIARIAERSPVGVEIFVHGAMCYSWSGKCFFSSYLGGKSANRGLCVQPCRRLYGHGGEPEAIFSTRDLCLLRNLPDLLPLGLTALKIEGRMRGAEYVAGVVSAYRAALDGIRAGNPAEGVAEGTRILSQVIGRETTPGLAGGARPEEVATGGESGNIGDLVGTVARVEDGWAFVPGATGVSPGDRLRVQFREEGAGRGYSAVDLRSEEGGLRVKVPFPVSPGDLLFRVGGAGRAEYTRRARKEMEAMPPDGARFLVSVSPGTVTVRASYGTEEKAFVYRISGPPGGPSGTVPPDGERQLAEAYRGDLPLAGVRVEIHGGPGVWGDVRTLFLQAARQFDREFYLAGKRLRVELLPTLRVAGSRPEEGPGTVIFAGCRPEQLPHLPKTPEVVPVVDFTRSLARDPSPAARYARSGGFLRLPSPMLESDAAFLRRTVTDAIRKGFTRWVVSDAGHFRLFAPAPLRRQVTLISDHYLYAFNMAALAALSRMGATRMILPVEATIPALRDVGKFLYGLGIAVVYGRVPLMASRLLPAGGVRGGEVVSPREERFRVVTDEHGSAVLPAEPFSASGSLHVLREAGIRDFFADLRGLGPAEMTEVLSALTADREIPGTSTFNLLRRNF; encoded by the coding sequence ATGCAATTTGAACAAATCAAATACGGACCGCGTGATCTTTCGCAAGGGGAACGGCTCATCACCACACCGAACGGAAAAGACCCGAAACGCCCATCCGGCGGCCGGGAGGAGAAATCCCGCGTCGTTCGACGGGGACCCGGGGAGGTAAAACTCCCGCACCGTCCGGGGGATGCCCGGGGGGGAGCCGGCGCATCGCGCCGTCGTCCCCGTCCCGCGCCTGCGGACCAGGGGGGGAAGAAGCGTCCCGACGCCCGGGAGCAGGGGAAGGGGAAGGGGCTGCGCCGGCCTGCGGATGGCCCGCGGGGGCCGCTCCCCCGGGCCGCACGGCCCGCATTTCCGGAGCTGCTCGCGCCCGCCGGGTCCGCGGAGGCCTACTACGCCGCCGTCGACGCGGGCGCCGACGCCGTCTACCTGGGCCTCGGGAAGTTCAACGCGCGCGAGCGGGCGGAGAACTTCAACCTCGCGGACCTTTGCCGCATTCGGCCCCACGCCCGCGCACGCGGCGTCCGGTTGTACGTGGCGATGAACACCCTCCTCACCGAGGCGGATCTCCCCGAGGCGATCGCCCTGCTCCACCAGGTGGCGCCGCTCCAGCCCGACGCGATCATCGCGGCGGATCTCGGGCTGGTGCGGATCCTCCACGAATTCTTCCCGCAGATTCCCGTGCACATGAGCACGCAGGCCGGCTGCGCCTCCGCGGAGGCGGCGGAGGAGTTCGCCCGGATGGGGGTGTCCCGGGTCATCCTGGAACGCCACCTGCGCAGGGAAGAGATCGCCCGGATCGCCGAGCGCTCTCCGGTGGGCGTCGAGATTTTCGTCCACGGGGCGATGTGCTACTCCTGGTCCGGCAAGTGCTTCTTCTCCTCGTACCTCGGCGGCAAGAGCGCCAACCGCGGATTGTGCGTCCAGCCGTGCCGGCGCCTGTACGGCCACGGGGGAGAACCGGAGGCGATCTTTTCCACTCGCGACCTGTGTCTTCTCCGGAACCTTCCGGACCTCCTTCCCCTGGGCCTCACCGCGCTGAAGATCGAGGGGAGGATGCGGGGGGCGGAGTACGTGGCCGGCGTCGTGTCCGCGTACCGGGCGGCCCTCGACGGGATCCGGGCGGGGAATCCGGCGGAGGGGGTGGCCGAGGGAACGCGGATCCTCTCGCAGGTCATCGGCAGGGAAACGACCCCCGGGCTGGCCGGGGGTGCGCGCCCGGAAGAGGTGGCGACGGGAGGCGAATCGGGGAACATCGGGGACCTGGTCGGGACGGTGGCGCGCGTCGAGGACGGCTGGGCGTTCGTCCCCGGCGCGACGGGCGTCTCCCCCGGGGACCGGCTGCGCGTGCAGTTCCGGGAGGAGGGCGCGGGGCGGGGCTACTCCGCCGTCGACCTGCGGAGCGAGGAAGGCGGGCTCCGGGTCAAGGTGCCGTTTCCCGTCTCTCCGGGCGACCTGCTGTTCCGCGTGGGAGGCGCGGGCCGCGCGGAGTACACGCGGCGCGCCCGGAAGGAGATGGAGGCGATGCCTCCGGACGGCGCCCGCTTCCTGGTGTCCGTCTCCCCGGGGACCGTGACGGTCAGGGCGTCGTACGGAACCGAGGAGAAGGCGTTCGTATACCGGATCTCTGGACCGCCCGGCGGCCCTTCCGGAACGGTCCCCCCCGACGGGGAACGCCAGCTTGCCGAGGCGTACCGGGGTGACCTTCCCTTGGCGGGAGTCCGGGTCGAGATCCACGGGGGCCCGGGCGTCTGGGGCGATGTGCGCACCCTCTTCCTCCAGGCGGCCCGGCAGTTCGACCGGGAGTTCTACCTCGCCGGGAAACGGCTTCGGGTGGAGCTCCTGCCGACGCTGCGGGTTGCGGGGAGCCGGCCGGAGGAGGGGCCCGGCACGGTGATCTTCGCCGGGTGCCGCCCGGAGCAGCTTCCGCACCTGCCGAAGACTCCGGAGGTCGTTCCCGTGGTCGATTTCACCCGCTCCCTTGCGCGTGATCCGTCTCCGGCGGCGCGGTACGCACGGTCCGGGGGGTTCCTCCGCCTTCCCTCGCCGATGCTCGAGTCGGACGCCGCGTTCCTTCGCCGCACAGTGACCGACGCGATCCGCAAGGGGTTCACGCGATGGGTCGTGTCCGACGCCGGACACTTTCGCCTCTTCGCGCCCGCCCCGCTGCGGCGCCAGGTGACGCTGATCAGCGACCATTACCTTTACGCCTTCAACATGGCCGCCCTCGCGGCCCTTTCGCGGATGGGGGCGACGCGGATGATCCTTCCCGTGGAGGCGACCATTCCGGCGCTGCGGGACGTGGGAAAATTCCTCTACGGGCTGGGGATCGCCGTCGTGTACGGCCGGGTGCCGCTCATGGCCTCCCGTCTCCTCCCCGCGGGCGGGGTGCGCGGCGGAGAGGTCGTAAGTCCGCGCGAAGAACGATTCCGCGTCGTGACGGACGAGCACGGTTCGGCCGTCCTGCCCGCGGAGCCGTTCTCCGCGTCCGGGTCGCTTCACGTGCTGAGGGAGGCCGGGATCCGGGATTTCTTCGCCGACCTCCGGGGGCTCGGTCCGGCGGAGATGACGGAAGTGCTGTCGGCGCTGACCGCCGACCGCGAGATCCCGGGGACGTCGACCTTCAACCTCCTGCGGCGGAACTTCTGA